One Candidatus Krumholzibacteriia bacterium genomic window, CGCGATATCCGTCGCGGCCAGCACGATGCGCGGCGCCTCACCGGAGCTGCCGTGGATGGCAAACATGAGATCCGACTGCTCGGTCTTGGTGGGCATGCCGGTTCCGGGACCGCTGCGCATCACATCCACCACCACCACCGGAATCTCGGAAATCGACGCCATGCCGATCAGCTCACTCATCAGCGCGAGCCCGGGCCCGGACGTGGCGGTCATGGCCCTGGCACCCGCGTACGACGCACCCAGGCAGGACGCGATGGCCGCAATCTCGTCCTCCGCCTGCACCACGTTGCCGCCAAACGCCGGCAGGTGCTTCATCATGAACTCGAGCACCTGGGTGGCCGGCGTGATCGGGTAGCCGGCCACGTAGCTGCAACCACCGGCGATGGCACCCAGGCTCAGGGACTGGTTGCCGGAGAGGATCACGCGTCCCTCGGGCTTGGAACCGGTCCGGGAAGGCGCCAGCTTGAAACCGGCCAGACGCGGGTCGTCGCGAAGCATGCTGAACCCCGCCTCGAACGCCTTCAGGTTGGTGGCGACCACATTCTCGCCCTTGCGCTTGAAGCGCCGCTCGATGAGTGCGCGCGCGAACTGCGGCGGGATGTCGAGCGCGCCGATCATCGACGCCAGTGCCACGATGTTCTTGGAGATGCGCGCACCGGTCTCTTTCATAGCCGTGTCGTGCAGCGGCACTTCGATGCGCGTGTACGGGTAGTCCTCCGGGACGGAACAGTGCCGGGGATCGTACATGAGCACGGCGCCGGCATCCATGCGCTCGCCCCACACGTCGAAGGCCTCCTGGTTGAAGGCCATGAGAATGTCGGTGCCGCTGCCGATGGAACGGACCGGGTCGGTGCCGATGCGCACCTGCATCATGGCCAGTCCGCCCTTGATCTCGGCGGGATAGGAACGAAACGTGAATACTTCCAGGCCGGAATCGACCGCCGAGCGGGTGAGGATCTCCGCCGTGCTGATGACGCCCTCGCCGCCCTCGCCGGCGACGCGCACGGTGATGTCATGACGTGGCATGGGTCACTCCAGGCAGTTTGAACATGGTGGTGGAGTATAACAGACAATCAGGCGCTCGGTAAACGCAACTTCTTGCCATCGCTCCGGTTGCACCCGCCGGCGGACCGTCCCCGGGGGGATGCGGGCACAGTCCGGGACGAACAGTTCAGGAATGAATACACAACCGCGGGGCGGGTGGCCAACCTCTTTCTGCGCGGCTGCGGTTGCACGCCGGCGCCGGTTGAGCCAAGATGCGCGCATGAACCTAACCTGGCGGACACGCGGCGGTCTTGCGGCGGGCATCCTCGCCGTGCTGTTGCCCGCCACCGGCTGCCGGGACAGCGGCCGCGAGACCCGCGCGCCGTCCTATCCGGGCGCGACCGTGGTGGACGTGGCCCACATCCAGTTCGACGACGGGGACACATTCTATATAGACGGTGCCCCCATCCGGTTTCTCGGCATCGACACCCCCGAGACCGCGGACCCCGGCGTGGGCATCTTCGAGGACCAGCCCTTCGGTCCGGCCGCCGCGGAATCGACGCGTGTGCTGGTGCTGCGGGCCTCCGTGGTGGAGATGGCCACCGACGGACGCGACCGCTACAACCGCCGCCTCGCGCACATCTTCATCGACGGCGACCTGCTGGCGGAGAGACTCCTCGCCATGGGGCTTGCGTACGAGACCATCAGTCACTTTGGCGACAACGGCTTCCCGGACCTGGCCGACCGCATCCTGCGCGCTGCCGAAGCCGGGCCCAGGCCGGCATTCGAAGAACCCTACAAATGGAGAAAGAAGCACCAGCGGCGCGAGGCCGCGGCGAAGGAATGAGAGGGAGCGTGCGGAACGATCAGCGCACGAACAGCGGCGCCGGCCCGACGGTTGCAACCGGGTCACCACCCACCAGCGCGGTGATTTCCCAGAAATAGCGTCCAGCGGGAAGGGCGTGCTCCGCGGGCGCGAAAACGAACGTGTTCTCACCCACCGGCCCGATGGCGGCCAGTTCGACCAGGTCTTCGCCCAGAATCGTGATGCGGTACGCGTCGGCGCCATCCACCGGCGCCCAGATGAGCGGAATCGATCCGTCCGCGGCGACGGTGTAGGTGGCGAGCTGGTCGCCATCCCCGGCGCCGCGCAGGACCATCTGTTCGGGGGCGAGCTGGGTGCGGATCACCGTGACCGCCGCAATCAGCACCAGGGCCGCGGCGGCGGCGTAGGCCAGGCCGCGACGCGGTGACAACTCGAACCAGCGGCGCGGAAGCCGCCGCGTGCCTGACGTCTCGACCGGGTCGCGCTCGATGCGCTCCGCGATGAACGCGGCCAGACGCCGGCCGGCATCGCCGACATCGCTGCCCGCATCGGGTCTGCCGCGGACGAACTCCGCGTACTCCAGCG contains:
- a CDS encoding thermonuclease family protein: MNLTWRTRGGLAAGILAVLLPATGCRDSGRETRAPSYPGATVVDVAHIQFDDGDTFYIDGAPIRFLGIDTPETADPGVGIFEDQPFGPAAAESTRVLVLRASVVEMATDGRDRYNRRLAHIFIDGDLLAERLLAMGLAYETISHFGDNGFPDLADRILRAAEAGPRPAFEEPYKWRKKHQRREAAAKE
- a CDS encoding 2-oxoacid:acceptor oxidoreductase subunit alpha, with the protein product MPRHDITVRVAGEGGEGVISTAEILTRSAVDSGLEVFTFRSYPAEIKGGLAMMQVRIGTDPVRSIGSGTDILMAFNQEAFDVWGERMDAGAVLMYDPRHCSVPEDYPYTRIEVPLHDTAMKETGARISKNIVALASMIGALDIPPQFARALIERRFKRKGENVVATNLKAFEAGFSMLRDDPRLAGFKLAPSRTGSKPEGRVILSGNQSLSLGAIAGGCSYVAGYPITPATQVLEFMMKHLPAFGGNVVQAEDEIAAIASCLGASYAGARAMTATSGPGLALMSELIGMASISEIPVVVVDVMRSGPGTGMPTKTEQSDLMFAIHGSSGEAPRIVLAATDIADCFHQAVNAFNLAERYQMPVILLSDQSMGYRTRTVGTPDLSGIVREDRAAPTAAMLEDYKRFADTDSGVSPMVRPGTENGMYVATGLEHDEAGAANYTPENRNKMVAKRFRKLETLARELEANGNGVNDDGGGAQIGIIGWGSTEGPIVEALKKARGEGMRIAHLHPRVLHPLPTRKIEAFLAPLKKVIVIEENHTAQFSRHLRANVRFNGAEIVDVNQCSGLPFTSDQVYAALAEHL